One stretch of Armigeres subalbatus isolate Guangzhou_Male chromosome 2, GZ_Asu_2, whole genome shotgun sequence DNA includes these proteins:
- the LOC134213455 gene encoding pyridine nucleotide-disulfide oxidoreductase domain-containing protein 1, translated as MAEVKCTYLVVGGGIAGVSCAETLVILADPSDSIILVTESSLVKAATNLVPLGKVLTRFDVQEKQASTLNGNIQVLEDQLNSIESDSHSVTTVKGNKIAYRYLCLCTGARPKLIDQAKGNPHVIGIRDTESVQQFQKRVKNATRLAVVGNGGIASELVYEISGIEVHWIIKDEYITSTFVDSAAAGFFQSRLTAKSEQKSIIKRMRYMEETAVSGSAKQGAALGPDWHRTVDITGKLENVPDAVKIHYKVEIDEIVEQNDGFPLKLQLSNGECIECDFVVSATGVVPTRNFACDRDFQLGPDGGLFVDWEMATSVNDIYAAGDVCYAGWERAQHWFQMRLWTQARQMGAMAARSMAAKRAGDTIYQDFCFEMFNHVTQLFGYQVVLLGRYNGQGLNDKYEVLLRMTPGLEYIKFVLVDGRLQGAMLIGETGLEETSENLILNQLDLTPYGDDLLDPNIDIEDYFD; from the coding sequence ATGGCGGAAGTTAAATGTACCTATTTAGTTGTGGGTGGAGGAATTGCGGGAGTATCGTGCGCAGAAACTTTAGTCATTCTAGCTGATCCAAGTGATAGCATAATTCTAGTAACAGAGTCTTCGTTAGTCAAGGCTGCTACCAACCTAGTTCCACTGGGGAAGGTCTTGACCCGTTTCGACGTGCAGGAGAAGCAGGCGAGTACATTAAATGGAAATATTCAAGTGCTGGAAGATCAGTTGAATAGTATAGAAAGTGACAGCCATTCGGTTACTACGGTCAAAGGCAACAAAATCGCCTATCGTTATTTGTGCCTTTGTACCGGAGCACGCCCCAAGTTAATTGACCAAGCCAAGGGTAATCCACACGTGATCGGAATTCGGGATACGGAATCAGTCCAACAGTTCCAAAAGCGTGTTAAGAACGCCACCCGTTTGGCAGTGGTAGGTAACGGAGGTATAGCATCGGAGCTCGTTTACGAAATCAGTGGTATCGAGGTACACTGGATCATCAAAGACGAATACATTACCTCAACCTTTGTCGATTCTGCAGCTGCTGGGTTCTTTCAAAGTCGCTTAACTGCGAAGAGCGAGCAAAAATCAATCATCAAAAGGATGAGGTATATGGAAGAAACGGCGGTCTCCGGTAGTGCGAAACAGGGAGCAGCCTTAGGTCCCGATTGGCACCGAACAGTTGACATTACCGGAAAATTAGAAAACGTTCCAGATGCAGTAAAGATACATTATAAAGTTGAGATTGATGAGATAGTTGAACAAAATGACGGATTCCCTTTGAAGCTGCAACTTTCTAACGGTGAGTGCATTGAGTGCGACTTTGTTGTATCAGCTACGGGTGTGGTTCCGACGAGAAACTTTGCCTGTGATCGTGATTTCCAGTTGGGCCCTGATGGGGGACTTTTCGTCGACTGGGAAATGGCCACCTCCGTAAATGACATTTATGCAGCAGGGGACGTTTGCTATGCTGGCTGGGAACGTGCTCAACACTGGTTCCAGATGCGTTTGTGGACTCAAGCCCGTCAGATGGGGGCCATGGCTGCTCGGTCTATGGCTGCGAAACGAGCTGGCGATACGATCTATCAGGATTTCTGTTTCGAAATGTTCAACCATGTTACCCAGCTTTTTGGATACCAGGTGGTTTTGTTAGGACGATACAACGGTCAAGGTCTGAACGATAAGTATGAAGTGCTTCTGAGGATGACACCGGGATTGGAATACATCAAGTTTGTCCTGGTGGATGGGCGACTGCAGGGAGCGATGTTGATTGGAGAGACGGGACTAGAAGAGACAAGCGAAAACCTTATTTTGAACCAGCTAGATTTGACACCCTACGGGGACGACTTGCTAGATCCGAATATCGATATTGAGGATTATTTTGATTAA
- the LOC134213456 gene encoding small ribosomal subunit protein mS40, with the protein MSLLRVLGCEILSIYRQGIIVTNHRSFLTSAHRFADQTASSEVAEGDQAEGEEEQSKGQTREDPKDRTRIIPVETSIRYLASEAYQQTYQGDLVWKQYRRNHKGLYPPNRTRKTCIRKGKLSTGNPCPICRDEYLVLDHRNVDLIKQFISSQNGKVLSYQITGLCQKRHQELLVVVQRAMDYGLITFDVPFRNYDYSEYYQAQKQ; encoded by the coding sequence ATGTCATTATTGCGAGTATTGGGTTGCGAAATATTGTCAATTTATCGCCAGGGAATCATTGTGACGAATCATCGGTCGTTTCTAACATCTGCCCATCGATTTGCTGACCAGACCGCATCATCCGAAGTAGCTGAAGGCGATCAAGCAGAAGGTGAAGAAGAACAATCTAAAGGACAAACTCGGGAGGACCCAAAGGATCGTActcgtataattccggttgagACTAGCATCCGATACCTGGCCAGTGAAGCGTACCAACAAACCTACCAGGGGGATCTAGTCTGGAAGCAGTACCGCAGAAATCATAAGGGTTTGTACCCACCGAACAGAACCCGCAAAACGTGCATCCGGAAGGGTAAACTTTCGACAGGAAATCCTTGCCCGATCTGTCGTGACGAATATCTGGTGCTGGACCACAGGAATGTCGATCTGATCAAGCAGTTTATCTCGTCGCAAAACGGAAAAGTGCTCAGTTATCAAATAACTGGCCTGTGTCAGAAGCGTCATCAGGAACTTTTAGTGGTCGTTCAGCGTGCTATGGACTACGGTTTGATCACTTTCGACGTGCCTTTCCGAAACTACGATTACTCCGAATATTACCAGGCACAGAagcaataa
- the LOC134213452 gene encoding protein nessun dorma isoform X2, which translates to MEVYEFEKSLLTRLQETSDVLCARGIALPASEVRTEWANYVEMAIEPTGWQAQWRIPRVMCEELSLKYPTLVVGTVEQVLFDELKAIFVVEAVQDDDVHMPERQVVALEELTPLKEQENDALNVDRTADCLDRLRFFYQHVWMPWDNDEDDDGSDWAEKNLYDRVKFYYDVKKRVMSKRLVSHVLALLAEANYVQKKRELLEMEVDEADENTSDGENEQENKRTNKLVELHLRLNVIKNEMKILEDPTLREAFEKVRFGSGTENQTNEEASIVVHTGTLDQHIEYLKEAKSIVGNSKTVRICDSLQGALEKVPSTNEVYLPRGTHAIKFLEYLNGGGLLKAVSAIRFVDVCREGQLHSIKGTAVISSKDDDSVLLTVDGDYCFENVMLDCVNVRTGVLIKQGNVTFKNCYLIGDAKSSTKQGLVVFGNSKITLQGCVLKGFSTGIYANENCQIHLSDSIVLECIRGIEVSCGGNATFQTSEIRDCKSYGMLLEVDELNVSQESDENRILYNDYNEIGRSELIFKGICNFRDNGKANFIICKSGSSKFNNSCFTEQPAQPNKRKNMED; encoded by the exons ATGGAGGTGTATGAGTTTGAGAAGTCCCTACTCACCCGGCTGCAAGAAACATCGGATGTGCTTTGTGCCCGTGGGATTGCTTTGCCGGCATCCGAAGTTCGGACTGAGTGGGCCAACTATGTGGAAATGGCCATCGAACCCACCGGATGGCAAGCGCAGTGGCGCATTCCACGTGTAATGTGCGAAGAATTGTCGCTCAAATATCCCACCCTTGTGGTCGGTACCGTCGAACAGGTGCTGTTCGATGAACTGAAAGCGATCTTCGTCGTGGAAGCGGTGCAAGATGATGACGTACATATGCCCGAAAGACAAGTGGTGGCACTTGAAGAGCTTACGCCCCTGAAGGAACAGGAGAACGATGCATTGAACGTGGATCGGACGGCGGATTGTTTGGACCGCCTTCGGTTCTTCTATCAGCACGTTTGGATGCCTTGGGACAACGACGAGGACGACGACGGTAGCGACTGGGCCGAAAAGAATTTATATGACAGAGTAAAGTTTTATTACGATGTAAAAAAGAGAGTGATGTCTAAGCGCCTTGTTTCGCATGTGTTGGCTTTGCTGGCCGAAGCGAACTATGTGCAAAAGAAACGGGAGCTGTTAGAAATGGAAGTAGATGAAGCGGATGAAAACACTTCCGATGGCGAGAATGAGCAGGAGAATAAAAGAACAAACAAATTGGTTGAACTTCATCTGCGCCTAAACGTAATCAAAAACGAAATGAAAATTCTCGAGGATCCGACATTGAGAGAGGCGTTCGAAAAGGTTCGCTTTGGATCAGGAACAGAGAACCAAACAAACGAGGAAGCCTCAATTGTGGTTCACACTGGAACCCTTGACCAGCATATCGAATATTTGAAGGAAGCTAAATCAATCGTTGGAAACAGTAAAACTGTTCGTATATGTGATTCTTTACAAGGCGCTCTTGAAAAAGTCCCCTCTACAAATGAGGTATATCTACCACGTGGCACACATGCAATCAAGTTCTTGGAATATCTGAATGGGGGTGGACTGTTGAAGGCGGTAAGCGCAATCCGATTTGTAGATGTTTGCAGAGAGGGACAACTACATTCCATAAAGGGAACAGCGGTGATCAGTTCAAAGGACGACGACAGCGTTCTGCTGACGGTTGATGGGGACTACTGCTTCGAAAATGTGATGTTGGATTGTGTCAATGTTCGGACCGGAGTTCTTATCAAGCAGGGAAATGTCACGTTCAAGAATTGCTATTTGATTGGTGATGCCAAATCCAGCACCAAACAAGGCCTGGTCGTATTTG GCAACTCGAAAATCACGTTGCAGGGCTGTGTTTTGAAAGGTTTCTCCACCGGTATCTATGCGAACGAAAACTGCCAAATCCACCTGAGCGATAGTATCGTTCTGGAGTGTATTCGAGGAATCGAAGTTTCGTGCGGAGGAAATGCCACTTTTCAAACATCCGAGATACGTGATTGTAAATCGTACGGTATGCTGTTGGAAGTAGATGAGCTCAATGTGTCACAGGAAAGTGATGAGAATCGAATTCTCTACAACGATTATAATGAAATTGGTCGAAGTGAGCTGATCTTCAAGGGCATTTGCAATTTCCGGGATAATGGCAAGGCAAACTTCATAATTTGTAAGTCCGGAAGCAGTAAATTTAACAACTCGTGCTTTACGGAGCAACCCGCGCAACCAAAC AAACGGAAAAATATGGAAGATTGA
- the LOC134213452 gene encoding protein nessun dorma isoform X1, with amino-acid sequence MEVYEFEKSLLTRLQETSDVLCARGIALPASEVRTEWANYVEMAIEPTGWQAQWRIPRVMCEELSLKYPTLVVGTVEQVLFDELKAIFVVEAVQDDDVHMPERQVVALEELTPLKEQENDALNVDRTADCLDRLRFFYQHVWMPWDNDEDDDGSDWAEKNLYDRVKFYYDVKKRVMSKRLVSHVLALLAEANYVQKKRELLEMEVDEADENTSDGENEQENKRTNKLVELHLRLNVIKNEMKILEDPTLREAFEKVRFGSGTENQTNEEASIVVHTGTLDQHIEYLKEAKSIVGNSKTVRICDSLQGALEKVPSTNEVYLPRGTHAIKFLEYLNGGGLLKAVSAIRFVDVCREGQLHSIKGTAVISSKDDDSVLLTVDGDYCFENVMLDCVNVRTGVLIKQGNVTFKNCYLIGDAKSSTKQGLVVFGNSKITLQGCVLKGFSTGIYANENCQIHLSDSIVLECIRGIEVSCGGNATFQTSEIRDCKSYGMLLEVDELNVSQESDENRILYNDYNEIGRSELIFKGICNFRDNGKANFIICKSGSSKFNNSCFTEQPAQPNVSSSVESDKTYKNMPNGHKDDDYKGQLYDVGKLLWGLSQTKVNEVKLDSAECSAYDTSTDNDGTDLYSTVNDKSEFSSSGASSSSSVIRIDESVIEID; translated from the exons ATGGAGGTGTATGAGTTTGAGAAGTCCCTACTCACCCGGCTGCAAGAAACATCGGATGTGCTTTGTGCCCGTGGGATTGCTTTGCCGGCATCCGAAGTTCGGACTGAGTGGGCCAACTATGTGGAAATGGCCATCGAACCCACCGGATGGCAAGCGCAGTGGCGCATTCCACGTGTAATGTGCGAAGAATTGTCGCTCAAATATCCCACCCTTGTGGTCGGTACCGTCGAACAGGTGCTGTTCGATGAACTGAAAGCGATCTTCGTCGTGGAAGCGGTGCAAGATGATGACGTACATATGCCCGAAAGACAAGTGGTGGCACTTGAAGAGCTTACGCCCCTGAAGGAACAGGAGAACGATGCATTGAACGTGGATCGGACGGCGGATTGTTTGGACCGCCTTCGGTTCTTCTATCAGCACGTTTGGATGCCTTGGGACAACGACGAGGACGACGACGGTAGCGACTGGGCCGAAAAGAATTTATATGACAGAGTAAAGTTTTATTACGATGTAAAAAAGAGAGTGATGTCTAAGCGCCTTGTTTCGCATGTGTTGGCTTTGCTGGCCGAAGCGAACTATGTGCAAAAGAAACGGGAGCTGTTAGAAATGGAAGTAGATGAAGCGGATGAAAACACTTCCGATGGCGAGAATGAGCAGGAGAATAAAAGAACAAACAAATTGGTTGAACTTCATCTGCGCCTAAACGTAATCAAAAACGAAATGAAAATTCTCGAGGATCCGACATTGAGAGAGGCGTTCGAAAAGGTTCGCTTTGGATCAGGAACAGAGAACCAAACAAACGAGGAAGCCTCAATTGTGGTTCACACTGGAACCCTTGACCAGCATATCGAATATTTGAAGGAAGCTAAATCAATCGTTGGAAACAGTAAAACTGTTCGTATATGTGATTCTTTACAAGGCGCTCTTGAAAAAGTCCCCTCTACAAATGAGGTATATCTACCACGTGGCACACATGCAATCAAGTTCTTGGAATATCTGAATGGGGGTGGACTGTTGAAGGCGGTAAGCGCAATCCGATTTGTAGATGTTTGCAGAGAGGGACAACTACATTCCATAAAGGGAACAGCGGTGATCAGTTCAAAGGACGACGACAGCGTTCTGCTGACGGTTGATGGGGACTACTGCTTCGAAAATGTGATGTTGGATTGTGTCAATGTTCGGACCGGAGTTCTTATCAAGCAGGGAAATGTCACGTTCAAGAATTGCTATTTGATTGGTGATGCCAAATCCAGCACCAAACAAGGCCTGGTCGTATTTG GCAACTCGAAAATCACGTTGCAGGGCTGTGTTTTGAAAGGTTTCTCCACCGGTATCTATGCGAACGAAAACTGCCAAATCCACCTGAGCGATAGTATCGTTCTGGAGTGTATTCGAGGAATCGAAGTTTCGTGCGGAGGAAATGCCACTTTTCAAACATCCGAGATACGTGATTGTAAATCGTACGGTATGCTGTTGGAAGTAGATGAGCTCAATGTGTCACAGGAAAGTGATGAGAATCGAATTCTCTACAACGATTATAATGAAATTGGTCGAAGTGAGCTGATCTTCAAGGGCATTTGCAATTTCCGGGATAATGGCAAGGCAAACTTCATAATTTGTAAGTCCGGAAGCAGTAAATTTAACAACTCGTGCTTTACGGAGCAACCCGCGCAACCAAACGTAAGTAGTAGCGTTGAATCCGATAAGACATATAAAAACATGCCGAACGGACACAAAGACGATGACTACAAAGGACAACTATATGACGTAGGAAAACTTCTCTGGGGGCTGAGTCAGACTAAGGTAAATGAGGTAAAACTTGACTCGGCCGAATGCAGTGCCTATGACACTAGTACTGACAATGATGGAACGGACCTTTATTCGACTGTAAACGATAAATCCGAGTTTTCGTCAAGTGGTGCATCAAGTAGTTCCAGCGTTATAAGAATTGATGAATCGGTCATTGAAATAGATTAA
- the LOC134213457 gene encoding transcription initiation factor TFIID subunit 13: MAANPPEENFDQGEFDEDDLGEVQIEATAGRKRLFSKELRCMMYGFGDDQNPYTESVDLLEDLVIEFITEMTHRAMEIGRTGRVQVEDIIFLVRKDARKYSRVKDLLTMNEELKRARKAFDEIKYVGAEAKVKEK, encoded by the exons ATGGCTGCGAATCCTCCCGAGGAAAATTTTGATCAGGGAGAG TTTGATGAGGACGACCTGGGGGAAGTGCAAATCGAAGCAACAGCCGGGCGAAAACGTTTGTTCAGCAAAGAGTTACGCTGCATGATGTACGGATTCGGGGATGATCAGAACCCCTACACGGAGAGTGTGGACCTGCTGGAGGATCTGGTGATTGAATTCATAACCGAAATGACGCATCGTGCAATGGAAATCGGACGGACCGGTCGAGTTCAGGTGGAAGACATTATCTTTCTCGTGCGGAAGGACGCAAGGAAATATTCCAGAGTCAAAGACCTGCTCACGATGAATGAAGAATTGAAACGGGCGAGAAAGGCCTTCGATGAAATCAAATATGTTGGTGCTGAAGCAAAGGTTAAAGAGAAGTAG
- the LOC134213454 gene encoding protein O-glucosyltransferase 2-like, which produces MNSLIGTLAAIVIKLSFLLGENSSLLDHTRTRVWGPGIELADKLPLNARYFYIEPRDEQNNIITDPLKYRVLFKGRSVLGECRVKIEQIDRFDGSSLIRYKLTETCWDTDIHVLYGERHLGESPYRFNNKLYTENCNCPQTNLGEWIQQIDCPVSDSQIESDLIPFRAVNFSSLRPRIIQQYDKPGSVSLCNYVIKNNQVYRTCYGRYTGFKMYMDALLQSMARKTILPDMELFVNLGDWPLVTKGGHRRTTGPYPIFSWCGSDDTFDIVMPTYDIVEATLEAMNRVTLDMLSVQRKGIPWEDKDAKAFWRGRDACRERLDLVGLSQMHPDIVNASLTNFFFFRDEEKKYGPKVAYISFFDFFNYKYQINVDGTVAAYRLPYLLGGSSVVFKQDSKYYEHFYNKLQKWKEFVPIKKDLSDLVESIEKARTIDDTMVQVRNNAKYFVEKHLLPKSILCYYGLLFKQYAKNIVSSIQVLPEMERVEQPTSSSGCECDSMLVNKHDEL; this is translated from the exons ATGAATAGTTTAATTGGTACGTTGGCTGCTATTGTGATCAAGTTGTCCTTTCTTCTGGGAGAAAACTCATCCCTATTGGATCATACTAGAACTCGAGTTTGGGGTCCTGGCATAGAACTAGCCGATAAGCTCCCGTTGAACGCAAGGTACTTTTACATCGAACCAAGAGATGAACAAAACAATAT tatTACAGATCCATTGAAATATCGTGTCTTGTTTAAAGGCAGATCCGTGTTAGGTGAGTGCCGGGTGAAAATCGAGCAAATAGACCGCTTCGACGGGTCTTCTCTTATTCGATATAAACTAACGGAGACATGCTGGGATACGGATATACACGTACTATATGGAGAACGACATTTGGGGGAATCTCCATACAGGTTTAATAACAAGCTCTATACAGAAAACTGCAACTGTCCTCAAACAAACCTAGGCGAATGGATTCAACAGATCGATTGTCCGGTATCAGATTCACAAATCGAAAGCGATCTTATACCATTTCGAGCAGTGAATTTCTCCAGCCTCAGGCCCAGAATCATCCAGCAATACGACAAGCCAGGAAGCGTTTCGTTGTGTAATTATGTGATAAAAAACAATCAAGTTTATCGTACCTGCTACGGTCGTTATACAGGGTTTAAGATGTACATGGATGCGCTTTTGCAATCAATGGCTCGTAAAACTATTCTGCCTGATATGGAACTGTTCGTCAATCTAGGTGATTGGCCGTTAGTCACGAAAGGAGGTCACCGACGTACGACGGGACCGTATCCGATTTTCTCATGGTGTGGTAGCGACGATACATTCGATATTGTAATGCCTACCTACGACATTGTTGAAGCAACGCTGGAAGCCATGAATCGAGTCACCCTTGATATGCTCTCCGTTCAGCGGAAAGGGATTCCATGGGAAGACAAGGACGCTAAAGCATTCTGGCGCGGACGGGATGCTTGTCGAGAAAGGCTAGACTTGGTTGGGTTGTCTCAGATGCATCCGGATATCGTGAACGCTTCTTTAactaatttcttcttcttccgagACGAGGAGAAGAAGTATGGCCCAAAAGTTGCGTATATATcattttttgatttcttcaaCTACAAATACCAGATCAATGTAGACGGAACGGTAGCTGCGTATCGACTTCCTTATTTGCTAGGTGGATCTTCGGTTGTATTTAAGCAGGACTCCAAGTACTACGAACATTTTTATAACAAACTTCAGAAATGGAAGGAATTCGTTCCAATTAAGAAAGATTTATCCGATTTAGTCGAAAGTATAGAAAAAGCGAGAACAATTGATGATACCATGGTGCAAGTACGCAACAACGCAAAATACTTTGTCGAGAAGCATTTGCTGCCTAAATCTATTTTATGTTATTATGGATTACTGTTCAAACAATACGCTAAAAATATTGTCAGTTCTATTCAAGTACTTCCGGAAATGGAAAGAGTTGAACAACCAACGTCTAGTTCCGGTTGTGAATGTGATTCGATGCTGGTAAACAAACACGATGAACTTTAA
- the LOC134213458 gene encoding cAMP-dependent protein kinase catalytic subunit beta-like encodes MMPRWKRWEQIKRQIFACRPHAKSKMSEALVKSQFSVKNFSTTTVKSAPSSAVTGGGRTPPKKFSSSSDYKQILNRLKVDFEKKYNSVKPSPDSGLQEFDVLKTLGTGAFGVVKLIRRKNTEEYFALKILSKEKIVRHKQLQHTVNEKRILQSVEFPFMVHLECCYKDNSYIYLVMPFICGGELFGLLRKSKRFGEDQAKFYGAQVAMAIEYLHHMNLIYRDLKPENILIDTKGYVKITDFGFCKVIRDRTWTLCGTPEYLAPEVIQSKGYGKSIDWWSFGILLYEMAAGYTPFYTNSSDHMVLFEKICKGKCRYPASFSSELKHLIQNILHIDLTRRFGNLKNGANDIKQHAWFRGINWIGLLNVEVTAPFIPKVSGPGDSSQFDIYDEQDLKVASKCMFIKEFADF; translated from the exons ATGATGCCGCGTTGGAAACGGTGGGAGCAGATCAAACGTCAGATATTCGCCTGTCGTCCTCACGCAAAGTCCAAAATGTCCGAAGCATTGGTCAAGTCGCAGTTTTCAGTTAAAAACTTTAGCACGACCACGGTCAAATCAGCCCCATCATCGGCAGTTACTGGCGGTGGTCGAACTCCTCCCAAGAAGTTTTCCTCCAGCAGTGATTACAAGCAGATACTGAATAGGTTGAAAGTGGACTTTGAGAAGAAGTACAACAGTGTAAAACCCTCGCCCGATAGCGGCCTGCAGGAATTTGATGTACTGAAGACGCTCGGGACTGGTGCGTTTGGCGTTGTT AAACTAATACGAAGAAAAAATACTGAAGAATACTTTGCCTTGAAGATTTTATCCAAAGAGAAAATAGTCCGCCACAAGCAACTCCAGCATACTGTGAACGAAAAACGAATATTACAAAGCGTGGAGTTTCCTTTTATGGTACACCTGGAATGCTGCTATAAGGATAATTCCTACATCTATCTAGTAATGCCATTTATTTGTGGCGGTGAGCTGTTTGGTTTGCTGAGAAAATCTAAACGTTTCGGCGAGGATCAAGCGAAATTCTACGGAGCCCAAGTGGCAATGGCAATTGAATATCTCCATCACATGAATCTAATCTATAGAGACCTCAAGCCAGAAAACATACTCATAGATACCAAGGGTTATGTGAAGATCACCGACTTCGGTTTCTGTAAG GTGATCCGTGATCGAACATGGACCCTGTGTGGTACGCCCGAATATCTGGCACCAGAGGTAATACAATCTAAAGGCTACGGAAAAAGCATTGATTGGTGGTCCTTCGGTATACTTCTGTATGAGATGGCGGCAGGCTACACTCCATTCTATACCAACTCCAGCGATCATATGGTATTGTTTGAGAAAATTTGCAAGGGCAAGTGTCGTTATCCGGCAAGTTTCAGTAGTGAATTAAAACACCTGatccaaaacattcttcatatCGACTTGACGCGAAGATTCGGCAACTTGAAGAATGGTGCAAACGACATTAAACAACATGCCTGGTTTCGTGGTATCAACTGGATTGGACTATTGAATGTGGAAGTAACGGCCCCTTTCATACCCAAAGTAAGCGGTCCTGGAGACTCTTCGCAGTTTGATATCTACGATGAACAAGATTTGAAGGTTGCATCGAAGTGTATGTTTATTAAGGAATTTGCagatttttaa
- the LOC134213459 gene encoding uncharacterized protein LOC134213459 has protein sequence MSHKDSDGPKAFLIWNRHHKAPTTVGKESPLIEGLARLNFVYGSEVADYSPLMAGDFIPSSQASAELDELGEKDCAISMPNVPIYNIVQNKMNLCEKRGPKFACLECRYLLHTRLSMVTHMKTHRRPFCEVCFNMFDSKEAVHCHIESLHPEVVIRESSPSASQNYYCLQTVAPPNTPNPMSDDEMATIEELLNPIVKVPVNVAAVQKLLCADDTDGGASTEDEHRLVIDNHLVAGSSRGRPKARTIIKRPKKKKINKINAKDVKAAEDTVMKKITSRFGRSISLKIPQY, from the exons ATGTCGCACAAGGACAGCGATGGGCCCAAGGCATTTCTAATTTGGAACCGTCATCATAAGGCCCCGACAACAGTTGGCAAGGAATCACCGTTAATTGAAGGCCTTGCGCGGCTGAATTTTGTGTACGGATCTGAAGTGGCGGATTATTCCCCTCTGATGGCAGGCGACTTCATTCCGAGCAGTCAGGCATCGGCAGAACTCGATGAGTTGGGCGAAAAGGATTGTGCCATTTCAATGCCGAATGTTCCGATCTAC AACATCGTACAGAACAAAATGAATCTTTGCGAGAAACGTGGTCCGAAATTCGCTTGCCTGGAATGTCGCTATCTGTTGCACACTCGTCTCAGTATGGTCACACACATGAAGACTCATCGCAGACCATTTTGTGAAGTTTGCTTCAATATGTTTGATTCTAAGGAAGCCGTG CATTGCCACATCGAATCTCTTCACCCGGAAGTAGTCATACGTGAAAGTTCTCCATCGGCTTCTCAAAATTACTATTGTTTGCAAACGGTTGCTCCACCAAATACCCCAAATCCGATGTCTGATGATGAAATGGCCACGATTGAAGAGCTACTTAACCCTATCGTTAAGGTACCAGTCAATGTCGCTGCAGTACAAAAGTTGTTGTGCGCCGACGATACGGATGGTGGCGCTAGCACCGAAGACGAGCATAGGCTGGTAATCGATAATCATTTGGTAGCTGGTTCAAGCCGTGGACGTCCCAAGGCAAGAACCATCATTAAGCGtcccaaaaagaagaagatcaaCAAAATTAATGCTAAGGATGTTAAGGCAGCTGAGGATACTGTGATGAAGAAAATCACATCGCGCTTTGGTCGCTCAATAAGTTTGAAAATACCACAGTACTAG